In Verrucomicrobiota bacterium, the genomic stretch CCAAGCAGCGCGACGCGGGCTCCACGCCGGGCCAGTTCCACGGCAATGGCCGAGCCAAGAGTTCCGCCCGCACCCGTGACGACCGCCGTTTTATTTTGAAAAAATGAGGTATGCATAATTGTTTCAGAGTTCATAACAAAAACCAGCGCCGGGCGTTTTCATAAGCAATATCCCGGACATAACGGCCCAGCAGCGCTTCATCCAGAGGCATCAGGCCCGATTCGACCTGTTCGCCAAGGAAATCGCACAGCACCCGCCGAAAATATTCATGACGCGTCATGGAAAGTAAGCTGCGGGAATCCGTGGTCATGCCAATGAACGCTGACAGCAGACCGTAATTTGCAGTTGCTTCAAGTTGTTGGCGAATGCCCCAGGCGTGATCATTATACCACCAGGCCGGTCCAAATTGAATTTTCCCACGGATGCCGTCTTCAGCATAAGCGCCAGTCAAGGTGGCCAAGGCGGCATTATCCGCAGGATTTAACGGATAAAGAATGGTGCGTGGCAGGGCCGATTGTTGTTCCAGATCGTCAAAGAATCGGCATAGGCTATGGATGTTGCTGGTTTTACCAATGCCCGCATACCCGCCGGCGGGGCCGGCTAGTTTACGCAACCGGGTGCTGGTGTCTCGCTGGGCACCGAGGTGCAGTTGCATCGCCCAACCGCGCCGGCCATATTCACCGCCAAGGAAAAGCAGCAGTCCGGATTTGAGTCGCCCAAAATCCTCTGGGGAAAGCGCGCCACCGGAAATCCTGCGGTTGAACAAGGCGGCAGTCTCATTTTCGGCAGAAACCAGATAATAAAAATCGTCCAGCGCGTGATCGGCCAGCCGGCAGCCCAACTGATGAAAGACGTCGAGTCGTTGAAGCACCGCTTGCCTAAATGTGGCGAAGGAATTGATGACGGTTCCCGTGGTGGTTCCAAGCTGTGCAAGCCAAACGGGATACGTTGTCGCTTCAATGGCCAGGAGGTCATCGCCGCGCAAGGATGGCAGCACGCGCGTGGCAAAATCGGTTTTCGCCAGACACGCATGCGTCTGGAGGTCGTCGGTTAACCGATCCGAGGTGCAGAGGCACTCCACATTTGTCTGCTGAATGAGCCCGCGAGCCGAGCAGGTCTGTGAACGCAGGCAGTCATTTGCGTGATGCCAGATTTTATCCGCCGTGACGGGGGAGAGCATTTCGGAAATACCAAAGTAGCGCTGCAACTCGAGGGCGGACCAGTGGAAGAGCGGATTACCGAGCGTCTGTGGGACGGTGGCCGCCCAGGCATCGAATTTTTCGCGGTCGCCGGCGTTTCCAGTGATGAAGCGTTCCGGCACACCCGCAATCCGCATGGCCCGATGCTTATAGGGATCATTGACCAGCCAGAGCTGGGCAAGGTTATCGAATGAGCGATCCGTGGCCAGGTCACCAGCAACCAGATGACAATGGTAGTCAATGATCGGCAGTGCTTTGGCGTGCTCATGAAACAGACGCTGCGCAGTCCGCGTTTTCAACAGGAAATGATCGTGGATCAGTTTGTTCATGGTTGGGCTCCCATATCCGGGCGGGTC encodes the following:
- the uxaC gene encoding glucuronate isomerase — its product is MNKLIHDHFLLKTRTAQRLFHEHAKALPIIDYHCHLVAGDLATDRSFDNLAQLWLVNDPYKHRAMRIAGVPERFITGNAGDREKFDAWAATVPQTLGNPLFHWSALELQRYFGISEMLSPVTADKIWHHANDCLRSQTCSARGLIQQTNVECLCTSDRLTDDLQTHACLAKTDFATRVLPSLRGDDLLAIEATTYPVWLAQLGTTTGTVINSFATFRQAVLQRLDVFHQLGCRLADHALDDFYYLVSAENETAALFNRRISGGALSPEDFGRLKSGLLLFLGGEYGRRGWAMQLHLGAQRDTSTRLRKLAGPAGGYAGIGKTSNIHSLCRFFDDLEQQSALPRTILYPLNPADNAALATLTGAYAEDGIRGKIQFGPAWWYNDHAWGIRQQLEATANYGLLSAFIGMTTDSRSLLSMTRHEYFRRVLCDFLGEQVESGLMPLDEALLGRYVRDIAYENARRWFLL